One genomic window of Conger conger chromosome 7, fConCon1.1, whole genome shotgun sequence includes the following:
- the LOC133133087 gene encoding patched domain-containing protein 1-like, which translates to MVVSRRWERLGSRRPFLSLPLWLQSRMLRQVLREGLRTSFYKLGHFVANHPVFFLSAPVLVSVLLGASFSRYRVEENMEHLLAPKHSLAKIEGKLVDSLFPVNRSKHTLYSDLQTPGRYGRVIVTTGRGNVLDQHHVDQILELHSAVTAMQVHVLGFNYTFAHLCLLDDNSSCIVDDILHVLEGLRTAWAYNRSAPPLRYPITTLQDGREAYIGHQLGGVQPAGRKAVRSARALQLTYHLQAANPLNDMVATGWEAQFCRALELYQESHPEITLYPFTSSSPQRDFQKTTKVSECPLLVSLCVCASLAVLCCSMRDCVRTKPWLGLLALVSVGLATLTSAGIINLAGGNYNSTFLGIPFIMLGHGLLGTFEMLSSWRRTREDQHVKERVAAVFSDCMLPFTASTALYLVTFGIGASPFTNIEAVRLFCQNTCISVLFNYLYILTFYGSNLVFTGYMENNYQHSLFCKKVPKPELLLQKPAWYRFLMYTQFNEEASELGDLRAYESHLLVAFMKRYYCEWITNTYVKPFVILFYLIYVSFALMGYLQVSEGSDLSAVVATETSTIAYTRAQQKYFSSYSPVIGFYIYESIEYWNASVQEDLLEYTKGFERISWFESYLGYLRGLNVSAGLARRDFTERLRAGFLKQPQFLHFADDIIFGRLADSEVDVVASRMFLVAKTTENKREEMRALLDTLRKLSLTSRIKFIIFNPSFVYMDRYASSVGAPLKNSCIAALFLLFFSAFLVADSLVNVWLTVTAASVEFGVIGFMTLWRVEMDCVSVLCLIHSLNYAVDSCGPLLATFALGRECTRTRWVKVALERHGVPVLQSCLCHGAALLPLAAVPSNLTGTLFRCLFLSAVVTLFHCLAVLPVLLTFLPPSKKKRKGKKGAESRGEIECVEMGDSTRVVDQITTV; encoded by the exons ATGGTGGTGTCTCGGCGGTGGGAGAGGCTCGGATCCCGCAGgcctttcctctccctcccgctctggCTGCAGTCTAGGATGTTGCGCCAGGTTTTGCGCGAAGGGCTAAGGACGTCTTTCTACAAACTCGGCCACTTTGTAGCCAACCACCCGGTGTTCTTCTTATCTGCCCCGGTGCTCGTCTCCGTCCTGCTGGGAGCCAGCTTCAGCCGCTACCGCGTCGAGGAAAACATGGAGCACCTACTGGCCCCCAAACACAGTCTGGCTAAAATAGAGGGCAAACTGGTGGACAGCTTGTTCCCAGTCAACAGATCCAAACACACTCTTTACTCGGATCTCCAGACTCCAGGGAGATACGGCAGGGTGATTGTCACCACAGGCCGGGGGAACGTATTGGACCAGCATCATGTGGACCAAATTCTGGAG CTCCACAGCGCCGTCACCGCCATGCAGGTGCACGTGCTGGGGTTCAACTACACGTTCGCCCACCTCTGCCTGCTGGACGACAACAGCAGCTGCATCGTGGACGACATCCTGCACGTCCTGGAGGGGCTGCGGACGGCGTGGGCCTACAACCGCTCGGCCCCGCCGCTGCGCTACCCCATCACCACGCTGCAGGACGGCCGCGAGGCCTACATCGGCCACCAGCTGGGCGGCGTGCAGCCGGCGGGCCGCAAGGCGGTCCGCTCCGCCCGGGCCCTGCAGCTCACCTACCACCTGCAGGCGGCCAACCCCCTGAACGACATGGTGGCCACCGGCTGGGAGGCGCAGTTCTGCCGCGCCCTGGAGCTCTACCAGGAGAGCCACCCCGAGATCACCCTCTACCCCTTCACCTCGTCCTCGCCCCAGCGCGACTTCCAGAAGACCACCAAGGTGTCggagtgccccctgctggtcagcctgtgcgtgtgcgcgtcGCTGGCGGTGCTGTGCTGCTCCATGCGGGACTGCGTGCGGACCAAGCCCTGGCTGGGCCTCCTGGCGCTGGTCAGCGTGGGCCTGGCCACGCTCACCTCCGCCGGCATCATCAACCTGGCCGGCGGCAATTACAACTCCACCTTCCTGGGAATCCCCTTCATCATGCTGG GTCACGGGTTGCTGGGGACCTTTGAGATGCTGTCGTCATGGCGACGGACCCGGGAGGACCAGCACGTGAAGGAGCGCGTGGCGGCCGTGTTCTCGGACTGCATGCTCCCGTTCACCGCCAGCACCGCCCTGTACCTGGTCACGTTCGGCATCGGCGCCAGCCCCTTCACCAACATCGAGGCCGTGCGCCTCTTCTGCCAGAACACCTGCATCTCCGTGCTCTTCAACTACCTCTACATCCTCACCTTCTACGGCTCCAACCTGGTCTTCACCGGGTACATGGAGAACAACTACCAGCACAGCCTCTTCTGCAAGAAGGTGCCCAAGCCCGAGCTCCTGCTCCAGAAGCCGGCCTGGTACCGCTTCCTCATGTACACGCAGTTCAACGAGGAGGCCTCCGAGCTGGGCGACCTGCGGGCGTACGAGAGCCACCTGCTGGTGGCCTTCATGAAGCGCTACTACTGCGAGTGGATAACCAACACCTACGTCAAGCCCTTCGTCATCCTCTTCTACCTGATCTACGTCTCCTTCGCGCTCATGGGCTACCTGCAGGTGAGCGAGGGCTCGGACCTGAGCGCCGTGGTGGCCACGGAGACCAGCACCATCGCCTACACGCGGGCCCAGCAGAAGTACTTCAGCAGCTACAGCCCCGTGATCGGCTTCTACATCTACGAGTCCATCGAGTACTGGAACGCCAGCGTGCAGGAGGACCTGCTGGAGTACACCAAGGGCTTCGAGCGGATCTCCTGGTTCGAGAGCTACCTGGGCTACCTGCGCGGCCTCAACGTCAGCGCCGGCCTGGCCAGGCGCGACTTCACCGAGCGGCTGCGCGCCGGCTTCCTCAAGCAGCCGCAGTTCCTGCACTTCGCCGACGACATCATCTTCGGCCGGCTGGCCGACAGCGAGGTGGACGTGGTGGCGTCGCGCATGTTCCTGGTGGCCAAGACCACGGAGAACAAGCGCGAGGAGATGCGCGCCCTGCTGGACACGCTGCGCAAGCTGTCGCTCACCTCCCGCATCAAGTTCATCATCTTCAACCCCTCCTTCGTCTACATGGACCGCTACGCGTCCTCGGTGGGCGCGCCGCTCAAGAACTCCTGCATCGCCGCCCTGTTCCTGCTCTTCTTCTCCGCCTTCCTGGTGGCCGACTCGCTGGTCAACGTGTGGCTGACCGTGACGGCGGCGTCGGTGGAGTTCGGCGTGATCGGGTTCATGACGCTGTGGCGGGTGGAGATGGACTGCGTGTCGGTGCTGTGCCTGATCCACAGCCTCAACTACGCCGTGGACTCGTGCGGCCCGCTGCTGGCCACCTTCGCCCTGGGCCGCGAGTGCACGCGCACGCGCTGGGTGAAGGTGGCCCTGGAGCGGCACGGCGTGCCCGTCCTGCAGAGCTGCCTCTGCCACGGCGCGGCCCTGCTGCCCCTGGCCGCCGTGCCCTCCAACCTCACCGGCACCCTGTTCcgctgcctcttcctctccgcCGTCGTCACCCTCTTCCACTGCCTGGCCGTGCTGCCCGTCCTGCTCACCTTCCTGCCGCCCTCcaagaagaagaggaaaggGAAGAAGGGGGCGGAGAGCCGGGGCGAGATCGAGTGCGTGGAGATGGGGGACAGCACTCGCGTCGTCGACCAGATCACCACGGTCTGA